One window of Peteryoungia desertarenae genomic DNA carries:
- a CDS encoding PhoX family protein produces MTEVNKNELSWDEWDELHNPPPAVTDFDRVVEKAISRRGFLGGILAVGSAAAAMGTLGNLMSSTSAQAQEAASRFAFKPIAIQTDATVHVPEGYSWKPLAKWGQPLFSNVSDIDPVNGVSLENSDKVFGENTDGMELFLIGDRQVIAVNHEYVNNKTNLPNNADGMPMSADDVRILQNLQGVTVMEVAEGENGWEIVLDSPFNRRIHHNTPMKLSGPAAGSDLVKTAADPAGVDCLGTFNNCGAGKTPWGTYLTCEENFNGYFGTTNAEFQMPDDYKRYGIVAETRYAYEKFDERFDVAKNPNEPRRAGYVVEIDPSDASSTPIKRTALGRFKHENAAVTIARDGRVVVYMGDDERGEFLYKFISNGIYVPGGDTSKLLDEGTLYVAKFSDDGAGEWLALTPETTGMKADEIAVFTRQAASKVGATTMDRPEWVAVNPVAVEAYCCLTNNSRRGEIKDGKLRTNAGGDEMAVNAVNPREKNEYGQIVRWYPANDDHTDSKFNWDLFVMAGNPVVHQDAYAGSSNINEGNMFNSPDGMMFDSTGLVWIQTDGEDSNEGDFAGQGNNQMLAGDPVTGRIERFLTGPKGSEVTGLTWSADKRTMFAGIQHPDAPFPDGEGKLPRSTVVAIKRDDNALIG; encoded by the coding sequence ATGACCGAAGTGAACAAGAACGAACTGTCCTGGGATGAGTGGGACGAACTCCACAATCCTCCGCCGGCCGTCACCGACTTCGACCGCGTTGTCGAAAAGGCGATTTCGCGCCGTGGTTTCCTCGGCGGCATCCTCGCTGTCGGTTCTGCCGCTGCCGCCATGGGCACGCTGGGCAATCTGATGAGCTCGACTTCGGCGCAGGCGCAGGAAGCCGCCTCGCGCTTCGCGTTCAAGCCAATCGCGATCCAGACAGATGCCACCGTTCATGTTCCTGAAGGCTATAGCTGGAAGCCGCTCGCCAAGTGGGGCCAGCCGCTGTTCTCCAATGTTTCGGATATTGATCCGGTCAACGGTGTCAGCCTTGAGAATTCCGACAAGGTCTTCGGTGAAAACACCGACGGCATGGAACTGTTCCTGATCGGCGACCGTCAGGTCATCGCGGTCAACCACGAATATGTAAACAACAAGACCAACCTCCCGAACAATGCCGACGGCATGCCGATGAGCGCCGACGACGTTCGCATTCTGCAGAACCTGCAGGGCGTTACCGTCATGGAAGTGGCCGAAGGTGAAAACGGTTGGGAAATCGTTCTCGATAGCCCGTTCAACCGCCGCATCCACCACAACACGCCGATGAAGCTGTCCGGTCCGGCCGCTGGCTCCGACCTCGTCAAGACGGCTGCCGACCCAGCCGGTGTCGACTGTCTCGGGACCTTCAACAACTGCGGCGCTGGCAAGACGCCGTGGGGCACCTACCTGACCTGCGAAGAAAACTTCAACGGCTATTTCGGCACCACAAACGCCGAATTCCAGATGCCGGACGACTACAAGCGCTATGGTATCGTCGCCGAAACACGCTATGCCTACGAAAAATTCGACGAGCGTTTCGACGTTGCCAAGAACCCGAACGAGCCGCGCCGCGCCGGTTATGTTGTCGAGATCGACCCGTCGGATGCATCCTCGACGCCAATCAAGCGCACTGCCCTTGGCCGCTTCAAGCACGAGAATGCAGCCGTTACCATCGCTCGCGACGGTCGTGTCGTCGTTTACATGGGTGACGATGAGCGCGGCGAATTCCTCTACAAGTTCATCTCGAACGGCATCTACGTGCCCGGTGGCGACACCTCGAAACTGCTGGACGAAGGCACGCTGTACGTCGCCAAGTTCTCCGACGATGGCGCAGGCGAGTGGCTGGCGCTGACACCGGAAACCACCGGCATGAAGGCTGACGAAATCGCCGTCTTCACCCGTCAGGCCGCTTCCAAGGTCGGTGCAACGACCATGGACCGTCCCGAATGGGTCGCCGTCAACCCGGTTGCTGTCGAGGCCTATTGCTGCCTCACCAACAACAGCCGCCGCGGCGAAATCAAGGACGGCAAGCTGCGCACCAATGCCGGTGGAGACGAAATGGCCGTCAATGCCGTCAACCCGCGCGAGAAGAACGAATATGGTCAGATCGTGCGCTGGTATCCTGCCAATGACGATCACACCGATTCCAAGTTCAACTGGGATCTGTTCGTCATGGCCGGCAACCCGGTTGTCCACCAGGACGCCTATGCCGGTTCGTCGAATATTAACGAAGGCAACATGTTCAATTCGCCGGACGGCATGATGTTTGACTCGACCGGTCTCGTCTGGATCCAGACAGACGGCGAGGATTCGAACGAAGGCGATTTCGCCGGCCAGGGCAACAACCAGATGCTCGCTGGCGACCCGGTTACCGGGCGCATCGAGCGCTTCCTGACCGGCCCTAAGGGCTCTGAAGTCACCGGCCTCACCTGGTCCGCCGACAAGCGCACCATGTTCGCCGGTATCCAGCATCCTGACGCTCCGTTCCCGGATGGCGAAGGCAAGCTGCCGCGTTCGACCGTTGTTGCGATCAAGCGCGACGACAACGCCCTGATCGGCTGA
- a CDS encoding L-threonylcarbamoyladenylate synthase, which produces MARVIKIEENREEALKEALHLLAAAKPVAIPTETVYGLAADATDPRAITSIYETKGRPRFNPLICHMADLTMAERYAEFDTVSRLLASHFWPGPLTLVLPLKGASGIHPLATAGLSTVGIRVPQGAAGELIRRYGEPLAAPSANSSGRISPTTAAHVDADLGSRIDLILDGGACPVGVESTIVKVEDDRIRLLRPGGISVETIEALTGLAVERSQLEKHAAIEAPGMLTSHYAPNAHVRLNAVKAAPQEALIRFGPQPVEGEDRVKISLNLSPEGDLREAAANLFDYLKKADASGAVGIAVAPVPFDGLGEAINDRLMRAAAPRGPDGERR; this is translated from the coding sequence ATGGCGCGGGTCATCAAAATCGAGGAAAACCGGGAGGAAGCGCTGAAGGAAGCGCTTCATCTTCTCGCGGCGGCAAAACCCGTCGCCATCCCGACCGAGACTGTGTATGGCCTAGCTGCAGATGCCACCGATCCGCGTGCAATCACCAGCATTTACGAAACGAAGGGACGCCCGCGCTTCAATCCGCTGATCTGCCACATGGCCGATCTCACCATGGCGGAACGATATGCCGAGTTTGATACCGTATCGCGCTTGCTGGCATCGCATTTCTGGCCGGGCCCGCTGACACTTGTCCTGCCGCTGAAGGGGGCAAGCGGAATTCATCCACTGGCGACGGCAGGATTATCGACCGTTGGCATTCGGGTCCCGCAGGGGGCTGCAGGGGAATTGATCCGCCGTTACGGCGAACCGCTGGCCGCACCGAGCGCAAACTCCTCCGGTCGGATCAGCCCGACGACGGCAGCCCATGTCGATGCCGATCTCGGCAGCAGGATAGACCTCATCCTTGATGGCGGCGCCTGCCCGGTGGGTGTGGAATCGACGATCGTGAAGGTCGAGGATGATCGTATCCGGCTTTTGAGACCAGGTGGCATTTCCGTCGAAACGATCGAGGCGCTGACCGGCCTTGCGGTTGAGCGATCGCAGCTGGAAAAACACGCTGCCATCGAAGCGCCCGGCATGCTGACATCCCATTACGCGCCCAATGCCCATGTGCGACTGAATGCCGTCAAAGCCGCCCCTCAGGAGGCACTGATCCGGTTCGGACCGCAGCCGGTAGAAGGAGAGGATCGTGTGAAGATCAGCCTCAATCTGAGCCCGGAGGGGGACCTTCGGGAGGCAGCGGCCAATCTGTTTGACTATCTCAAGAAGGCCGACGCCAGCGGCGCAGTCGGTATTGCTGTCGCCCCTGTCCCGTTTGACGGATTGGGCGAGGCAATCAATGACCGGCTGATGCGGGCTGCCGCGCCAAGAGGGCCGGACGGAGAGCGGAGATGA
- a CDS encoding FAD-binding oxidoreductase produces MNLALTPAERMRAFIAIVGEANALTRADEIKPYLTENRGLYHGASSLVLKPASTEEVSAILKLASETGTPVVPVSGGTGLVGGQVPRESGEDVLLSLERMNRIREIDPQADVIIADGGCILADIQKAAEAHGRLFPLSLGSEGSCRIGGNLATNAGGTAVLAYGNMRQLCLGLEVVLPTGEIWDGLRRLKKDNSGYDLRDLFIGAEGTLGVITGAVLKMYPRPRGKQVAFAGLSTPADALALFEKASQRCGTALTGFELMPRIGIEFTTRHVPGVRDPLLSPHAWYALIDISTSDSAETAEAMMHDLLEEAFEAGLVADAAVASSMAQQKAFWHLRESMSDAQKPEGGSIKHDVSVPVSRIPAFLAEADAAVLALIPGARICGFGHLGDGNIHYNISQPVGADKAEFIGRWREVNAVVHAIVHAHHGSISAEHGVGQLKRDELIASRPPIETELMRRIKQAFDPAGIMNPGKVIG; encoded by the coding sequence ATGAACCTTGCTCTGACACCGGCCGAGCGCATGCGCGCCTTCATCGCTATCGTGGGGGAAGCGAATGCCCTGACGCGGGCCGACGAGATCAAGCCCTATCTCACGGAAAATCGCGGTCTTTATCATGGCGCATCCTCCCTTGTACTGAAACCTGCTTCAACAGAAGAGGTCTCGGCCATCCTGAAGCTTGCCAGCGAAACGGGAACGCCTGTCGTACCCGTCAGCGGAGGGACTGGGCTCGTGGGCGGACAGGTGCCGCGCGAAAGCGGCGAGGACGTGCTGCTGTCGCTCGAACGGATGAACAGGATTCGAGAGATCGATCCCCAGGCCGATGTCATCATTGCCGATGGCGGCTGTATTCTGGCCGACATCCAGAAAGCAGCCGAGGCACATGGCAGGCTGTTTCCGTTGTCTCTGGGGTCCGAAGGCTCCTGCCGGATCGGCGGCAATCTCGCGACCAATGCGGGCGGGACAGCCGTTCTTGCCTATGGCAATATGCGCCAGCTTTGCCTCGGGCTGGAAGTGGTGCTGCCAACAGGGGAAATCTGGGACGGGCTTCGGCGTCTGAAGAAAGACAATAGCGGCTATGATCTGCGGGATCTCTTCATTGGTGCGGAAGGAACACTTGGCGTGATCACGGGCGCCGTCCTCAAGATGTATCCCCGTCCGCGCGGCAAGCAGGTTGCCTTTGCAGGACTGTCAACGCCAGCAGACGCGCTGGCGCTCTTCGAAAAGGCCTCTCAGCGCTGCGGCACGGCCCTGACCGGGTTCGAGCTGATGCCACGGATCGGGATCGAATTCACCACGCGGCATGTGCCGGGTGTGCGCGATCCCCTGCTCTCGCCCCATGCCTGGTATGCGCTTATCGATATCTCCACCTCCGATTCTGCGGAAACAGCCGAGGCGATGATGCATGACCTCCTGGAAGAGGCCTTCGAGGCGGGGCTTGTTGCAGATGCTGCCGTTGCGAGCTCGATGGCCCAGCAGAAAGCCTTCTGGCATCTGCGCGAAAGCATGTCGGACGCCCAAAAACCGGAGGGCGGATCGATCAAGCATGATGTGTCCGTCCCCGTGTCGCGCATTCCGGCATTTCTCGCGGAAGCCGATGCTGCAGTGCTCGCTCTCATTCCGGGCGCCAGGATCTGCGGCTTCGGACATCTGGGGGACGGCAATATCCATTACAATATCAGCCAGCCCGTGGGTGCTGACAAGGCGGAATTCATCGGACGGTGGCGGGAGGTCAATGCCGTGGTGCATGCGATCGTGCATGCCCATCACGGTTCGATTTCCGCCGAACATGGTGTCGGCCAGCTGAAGCGCGATGAGCTCATCGCCAGCCGTCCGCCGATCGAGACCGAATTGATGCGGCGGATCAAGCAGGCCTTCGATCCTGCAGGCATCATGAACCCCGGCAAGGTGATCGGCTGA
- a CDS encoding BA14K family protein yields the protein MRTIMKRCAAVVLAATVSLTGIAPAQAMSLPSAPVTITSDVTRVDHRHGTYYRYERYERHERRYGSHHYRYERHGYYNGHRGYRSKRPGYRYHDGYWFPLAAFAAGAIIGGAIAVQPAPPPRARVGINPRHYAWCANRYRSYHRASNTFQPYHGPRQQCYSPYY from the coding sequence ATGAGGACCATTATGAAGCGCTGTGCTGCCGTCGTCCTGGCCGCCACAGTCAGCCTGACGGGCATTGCGCCCGCACAGGCCATGAGCCTGCCGTCCGCACCGGTGACTATCACCTCTGACGTGACGCGGGTCGATCATCGCCATGGAACCTATTACCGATACGAACGCTATGAGCGTCACGAGCGTCGCTATGGTTCGCACCATTACCGTTACGAGCGTCATGGCTATTACAACGGTCACCGCGGTTATCGCTCGAAGCGACCGGGCTATCGCTATCACGACGGTTACTGGTTTCCGCTCGCAGCCTTTGCAGCAGGGGCAATCATCGGCGGCGCGATCGCTGTCCAGCCCGCACCTCCGCCACGCGCCCGCGTCGGGATCAATCCGCGCCACTATGCCTGGTGCGCCAATCGCTACCGGTCCTATCACCGGGCATCGAACACCTTCCAGCCGTATCACGGCCCGCGCCAGCAGTGCTATTCGCCTTACTACTGA
- a CDS encoding winged helix-turn-helix domain-containing protein: MAKAARVTLRIDLANGARLGPGKADLLALIAEHGSIRAAGAALGMSYRRAWLLADEINRMFREPSIFTRHGGKSGGELALRTSVSNCWPAANDWRRKASARWQTISPFWQRCRTPCSNHPSHRSRTANRLKPVETGHPAPERPS, encoded by the coding sequence ATGGCGAAGGCTGCGCGCGTGACGCTCCGCATTGATCTGGCCAATGGCGCTCGCCTCGGCCCCGGCAAGGCGGATCTTCTGGCGCTGATTGCCGAACACGGGTCCATCCGCGCGGCGGGGGCTGCACTCGGCATGTCCTATCGCCGCGCCTGGCTGCTGGCGGACGAAATCAACCGGATGTTTCGGGAGCCCTCGATCTTTACCCGCCATGGCGGCAAGAGTGGCGGGGAGCTGGCCTTACGGACTTCGGTATCCAATTGCTGGCCTGCTGCCAACGACTGGAGGCGGAAAGCCAGCGCGCGCTGGCAAACGATCTCGCCTTTCTGGCAGAGGTGCAGAACCCCTTGTTCGAACCATCCAAGTCATCGAAGCCGGACAGCGAATAGGCTCAAGCCTGTCGAAACAGGCCATCCTGCGCCAGAGAGACCGTCTTGA
- a CDS encoding DUF6656 family protein: protein MQKLRYYAAKATSKVPVPGKAAHTEFLRTGRISRHRDDWVPEERRYLTFDEVAARTGKRLEAAAETTHTRINSFHRSIKFPKIIFHRTLEQTPHLGYCHVTAARTSFAKYADVKWAFYIANFFAEIGETEEAFFGQIKPDYSRMYFAVAIHPEKESKSMVIDRSIRDNGLLFRTHDPKQALKNVLQLGAKDAELRKIIAKL, encoded by the coding sequence ATGCAGAAATTGCGTTACTATGCAGCCAAGGCAACCAGCAAGGTGCCCGTGCCCGGCAAGGCGGCGCATACCGAATTCCTGCGCACGGGGCGGATTTCGCGTCACCGTGATGATTGGGTTCCGGAAGAGCGACGTTATCTGACCTTTGACGAAGTGGCAGCGCGCACAGGCAAGCGTCTGGAAGCGGCCGCTGAAACCACTCACACGCGAATCAACAGCTTCCACCGATCGATCAAGTTTCCGAAGATCATTTTTCACCGGACATTGGAACAGACGCCACATCTGGGTTATTGCCACGTGACTGCGGCCCGGACGAGCTTTGCGAAATATGCCGATGTCAAATGGGCCTTCTACATCGCCAATTTCTTCGCCGAGATCGGGGAAACTGAAGAAGCCTTCTTCGGGCAGATCAAGCCGGACTATTCACGGATGTATTTCGCCGTGGCAATTCATCCGGAAAAGGAAAGCAAGTCCATGGTGATCGATCGTTCGATCCGCGACAATGGACTTCTGTTCCGCACCCACGATCCGAAGCAGGCCTTGAAGAATGTGCTGCAACTCGGCGCCAAGGACGCCGAGTTGCGCAAGATCATCGCGAAGCTTTGA
- a CDS encoding GGDEF domain-containing protein — protein sequence MQQVKNPASSIALRVATAMHQMGIDGLPRNYELVYEAYAGSNPELVRDFIALGKVKTQEALDALGRKYLPHHHEDGLLSRQNGQVRAEMSSFINLLNEEKISLTDYGRVIGHASRAIMTEADLEGTPLGQSIKALKAATEKRAYQNSNVVRAVVDKTASLADLQREAEEAEAAKFVDPLTRLASRRAFNKAIAKVFANPEMPVLCGVAIGEIDDFARIQEQAGPTVAERYILQVAKVLEAVSGGGDLACRFDGGRFGLLLYTSDQEEVTRIVEHVRSKLKATAFVNSGTGRAAAQVLMSFGICFSEQAPNAFDFTNFAEKALATSKGAGGDTVTIYGASEYASKDWLIYKKKPVGGFGATDGVKASR from the coding sequence ATGCAGCAAGTCAAGAATCCTGCTTCCAGCATTGCATTGCGGGTTGCCACAGCGATGCACCAGATGGGTATCGATGGTTTGCCGCGAAATTACGAGCTGGTCTATGAGGCCTATGCTGGCTCCAACCCCGAACTGGTGCGCGACTTCATTGCGCTGGGCAAGGTCAAGACGCAGGAGGCGCTGGATGCGCTGGGCCGAAAATATCTGCCGCATCACCATGAAGATGGCCTGCTCAGCCGCCAGAACGGTCAGGTTCGCGCCGAAATGAGCAGTTTCATCAACCTGCTCAACGAGGAGAAGATTTCTCTCACCGATTATGGTCGCGTGATTGGCCATGCGTCGCGCGCCATCATGACGGAAGCCGATCTCGAAGGAACGCCGCTCGGTCAATCGATCAAGGCGCTGAAGGCTGCAACCGAAAAGCGCGCCTATCAAAACAGCAATGTGGTGCGCGCCGTGGTTGACAAGACCGCAAGCCTTGCTGATCTTCAGCGTGAGGCCGAAGAGGCCGAGGCCGCCAAGTTTGTCGATCCGCTGACGCGTCTTGCCAGCCGCCGTGCCTTCAACAAGGCCATTGCCAAGGTCTTCGCTAATCCTGAGATGCCCGTGCTTTGTGGCGTCGCTATCGGTGAGATCGATGATTTTGCCCGGATCCAGGAGCAGGCAGGTCCGACTGTCGCCGAGCGCTACATCCTGCAGGTTGCCAAGGTTCTCGAAGCCGTATCGGGCGGTGGCGATCTTGCCTGCCGCTTCGATGGTGGTCGCTTCGGGCTCCTGCTTTACACCTCTGACCAGGAAGAGGTGACCCGAATTGTCGAGCATGTGCGCTCGAAGCTGAAGGCGACCGCCTTCGTCAATTCAGGTACGGGACGCGCGGCTGCCCAGGTGCTGATGTCCTTCGGTATCTGCTTCTCCGAACAGGCTCCCAACGCCTTCGACTTCACCAATTTTGCCGAGAAGGCTCTTGCGACCTCGAAGGGCGCAGGCGGTGATACGGTCACCATTTACGGCGCAAGCGAATACGCCTCGAAAGACTGGCTGATTTACAAGAAAAAGCCGGTGGGCGGTTTTGGCGCAACGGACGGCGTCAAAGCTTCGCGATGA
- a CDS encoding aromatic ring-hydroxylating oxygenase subunit alpha: MDLQATVLRQLKNRREGFSLEQPFYIDQDYFKLDMEMIWYRDWLFIGHDCEIPRAGNYFTAQIGDYPVVVVRGKDQVIRAFHNTCRHRGHRVCTKDKGAAAKLVCPYHNWTYDLDGSLVFARQMGETFDKAEFGLKTVHCESVGGYIFVCLANEPADFALVRASIEPYLRPHRLWEAKVAHKNTIIEKGNWKLVWENNRECYHCAGNHPELCRTYPEAPTATGVQGAGDDPFISEHWARCEAAGLPSEFKMDPSGQFRTARMPLIQDAESYTMSGKRAVKKPLSADVPISHIGTMLLFHYPTTWNHILGDHAISFRVLPISAEETAVTTTWLVNKDAVEGVDYNLDELTHVWNMTNDQDRSIVEENAFGIRSPAYEPGPYSVDHEGGVMQFVEWYSNFMVSRLQGDKARLSVVA; encoded by the coding sequence ATGGACCTGCAGGCCACCGTGCTACGCCAGCTGAAGAACCGCCGCGAAGGCTTCTCGCTCGAACAGCCTTTCTATATCGACCAGGATTATTTCAAACTCGACATGGAAATGATCTGGTATCGCGATTGGCTGTTCATCGGCCACGACTGCGAGATCCCGCGCGCCGGCAATTACTTCACCGCCCAGATCGGCGATTACCCCGTCGTCGTCGTGCGCGGCAAGGATCAGGTCATCCGCGCCTTCCACAACACCTGTCGCCATCGCGGCCACCGCGTCTGCACCAAGGACAAGGGCGCCGCTGCCAAGCTCGTCTGCCCCTATCACAACTGGACCTATGATCTCGACGGCTCGCTGGTCTTTGCCCGGCAGATGGGCGAAACGTTCGACAAGGCCGAGTTCGGCCTGAAGACCGTGCATTGCGAAAGCGTCGGCGGCTATATCTTCGTCTGTCTCGCCAACGAGCCTGCCGATTTCGCCCTGGTCCGCGCCTCGATAGAGCCGTATCTGCGCCCGCATCGTCTGTGGGAGGCCAAGGTTGCCCACAAGAACACGATCATCGAGAAGGGCAACTGGAAGCTCGTCTGGGAAAACAACCGCGAATGCTACCACTGCGCCGGCAACCATCCGGAGCTCTGCCGCACCTATCCGGAAGCCCCGACCGCAACCGGCGTCCAGGGTGCAGGCGATGACCCGTTCATTTCCGAGCACTGGGCACGCTGCGAGGCCGCCGGTCTGCCGTCAGAGTTCAAGATGGATCCGTCAGGCCAGTTCCGCACCGCCCGTATGCCGCTGATCCAGGATGCCGAGAGCTACACCATGTCCGGCAAGCGCGCCGTGAAGAAGCCGCTCTCGGCCGACGTGCCGATCAGCCATATCGGCACCATGCTGCTCTTCCACTATCCAACGACCTGGAACCACATCCTCGGCGACCACGCGATCTCCTTCCGCGTCCTGCCGATCTCGGCGGAGGAAACCGCCGTCACCACCACCTGGCTGGTCAACAAGGATGCCGTCGAAGGCGTCGATTACAACTTGGACGAGCTGACCCATGTCTGGAACATGACCAACGATCAGGATCGTTCGATCGTTGAGGAAAACGCCTTCGGCATCCGCTCGCCGGCCTATGAGCCCGGTCCTTATTCCGTCGATCACGAAGGTGGCGTCATGCAGTTCGTCGAATGGTATTCCAATTTCATGGTGAGCCGTCTGCAGGGCGACAAGGCTCGTCTTTCCGTGGTGGCCTGA
- a CDS encoding hybrid-cluster NAD(P)-dependent oxidoreductase: MNIAVTQYRHVDEMRPWSDREHLLECVAVTPEAADVMTFTFKPNKPGLWFRYLPGQFVTLEIPVGPEPVMRTYTLSSSPSRPYTVAVTVKAQKDSIGTRWMFDNLKPGMALKAFGPLGDFSYAKYPGKKYLFISAGSGITPMMSMTRDMSDRAPDSDITFLHCALSPDDIIFRWELEAKARDMPNFQLGFIIEQLGRGQLWSGLKGRIDKAKIALLASDFLDRTVFCCGPAPFMATVREALEGAGFDMKQYHEEAFQPVKQELPEVVVYADGEQPTRVTFAMSGKDGLCAPGHTVLQAARAAGVRIGAACESGLCGTCKVMKLSGEVEMDHNGGILDDEIDEGYVLACCSRPKGDIEIEA; encoded by the coding sequence ATGAACATCGCCGTCACCCAGTATCGCCATGTCGACGAGATGCGCCCCTGGTCCGACCGGGAGCATCTGCTGGAATGCGTCGCCGTCACGCCCGAGGCCGCCGACGTGATGACGTTTACCTTCAAGCCCAACAAGCCGGGCCTGTGGTTCCGCTATCTGCCGGGCCAATTCGTCACGCTGGAAATTCCGGTCGGGCCAGAGCCGGTCATGCGCACTTACACGCTCTCCTCCAGCCCCTCGCGCCCCTACACGGTGGCCGTGACGGTCAAGGCGCAGAAGGATTCAATCGGCACCCGCTGGATGTTCGATAACCTGAAGCCCGGCATGGCGCTGAAGGCTTTCGGCCCACTTGGCGACTTCTCCTATGCCAAGTATCCGGGCAAGAAGTATCTCTTCATCTCGGCCGGTTCCGGCATCACGCCGATGATGTCGATGACCCGCGATATGAGCGACCGGGCTCCCGACAGCGACATCACCTTCCTGCATTGTGCCCTCTCGCCCGATGACATCATCTTCCGCTGGGAACTGGAAGCAAAAGCCCGTGACATGCCGAACTTCCAGCTCGGCTTCATCATCGAGCAATTGGGTCGCGGTCAGCTCTGGTCGGGCCTGAAGGGCCGTATCGACAAGGCCAAGATCGCGCTTCTCGCGTCCGACTTCCTCGATCGCACGGTCTTCTGCTGCGGCCCGGCGCCCTTCATGGCGACCGTGCGCGAGGCGCTCGAAGGCGCCGGCTTCGACATGAAGCAGTATCACGAGGAAGCGTTCCAGCCGGTCAAGCAGGAGCTGCCGGAAGTCGTTGTTTATGCCGATGGCGAACAGCCGACCAGGGTCACCTTCGCCATGTCCGGCAAGGACGGCCTCTGCGCGCCGGGCCATACCGTGCTGCAGGCAGCGCGGGCCGCCGGTGTCCGCATCGGCGCCGCCTGCGAATCCGGCCTTTGCGGCACCTGCAAGGTCATGAAGCTCTCGGGCGAGGTCGAAATGGACCATAATGGCGGCATTCTCGATGACGAGATCGACGAGGGTTATGTCCTCGCCTGCTGTTCGCGGCCGAAGGGCGATATCGAGATCGAAGCCTGA
- a CDS encoding neurotransmitter-gated ion-channel ligand-binding protein, with protein MTWHAFRLLLLLLAMVAAGARPLFAEEAAKPLPKGVYLPMAVHLTIRVLNVSRIDETAGEASMMIEVNERWSNPNLAFDPRITGFGRFDYIGAEAEQRLSGMWTPGTLIENQISEARTQSTAMIQRSDGTVTRITRLDADFRIKINMTTFPFDQQKLALSLISPRHSADEVIYVIDDIDRELSTVAIDVSATNWTPESMSVVMERFHGWNAQPFVRVVATAILTRDWQYYVLPIFVPFLAVLSVSVFILWSRDSLIGDKAPITYSALLALAALGFTYESSFPGSISMNSPVAFMVSLGYFYLILVLLIDIVLTYSNYPGRERYPHLEAEIRSNLRLSLPLVFILICLCAALRALA; from the coding sequence ATGACATGGCATGCCTTCCGCCTGCTCCTGCTTTTGCTGGCGATGGTTGCAGCGGGCGCCCGACCGCTCTTCGCCGAAGAGGCTGCCAAACCTCTGCCAAAAGGTGTTTACCTGCCGATGGCCGTGCATCTTACGATACGGGTCCTGAACGTATCGCGGATCGATGAAACGGCAGGTGAAGCCTCGATGATGATCGAGGTGAACGAGCGTTGGTCGAATCCGAACCTTGCCTTTGACCCGAGGATCACCGGCTTCGGGCGCTTCGACTATATCGGAGCGGAAGCTGAACAGCGACTTTCGGGAATGTGGACACCGGGAACCCTGATCGAGAACCAGATCAGCGAAGCCCGCACCCAATCGACCGCCATGATCCAACGTTCAGACGGAACAGTCACGCGGATCACGCGACTTGACGCGGATTTCCGCATCAAAATCAATATGACGACCTTTCCCTTCGACCAGCAGAAGCTGGCGCTGTCGCTGATATCTCCTCGCCATTCCGCCGATGAGGTCATCTACGTGATTGACGACATCGATCGGGAACTCTCGACAGTTGCCATCGATGTCTCGGCTACGAACTGGACTCCGGAAAGCATGTCGGTCGTGATGGAGCGCTTTCACGGCTGGAATGCCCAGCCTTTTGTTCGGGTTGTCGCGACCGCAATCCTGACAAGAGATTGGCAATATTATGTATTGCCAATATTTGTGCCGTTTCTGGCCGTGCTGTCCGTCTCGGTCTTCATACTCTGGTCACGCGACAGTCTGATCGGAGACAAGGCGCCGATCACCTATTCGGCGCTTCTTGCTCTCGCAGCACTCGGCTTCACCTACGAATCGAGCTTTCCCGGGTCGATCTCGATGAATTCACCCGTCGCCTTCATGGTCTCGCTCGGCTACTTCTACCTGATCCTGGTGCTCCTCATCGATATCGTGCTGACCTATTCCAACTATCCGGGCCGGGAGCGCTATCCCCACCTGGAGGCAGAGATCAGGTCCAATCTTCGTCTCTCTTTGCCTCTGGTGTTCATACTCATCTGCCTTTGTGCCGCATTGAGAGCGCTTGCCTGA